In Pseudomonas sp. R76, one genomic interval encodes:
- the pstA gene encoding phosphate ABC transporter permease PstA produces MKQNSLNGWFKSGAPGVWISGGAVSIAVIMTIGLLAVIAVRGLGHFWPADLIQANYNVPGQENHIVIGEVVQKEEVPRERLKSAGLPVPDQGPEFMTRELIKVGNRDLNGNDFTWIVGEWLKDQTKPANLMAIERREWGNFYGTLVNVKQDGKVIAEGEAAWPELQARVDRVNKLAAQLKSLEKTDIGAINAGLERIRLHGRKLELEGKLDATAQADMDSGRAELNARYQDIEARLADLHAQFNRDALTARDANGKEIEIGIGKVVHAYQPNAMGTLTKVGFYFSKVWEFLSDDPREANTEGGIFPAIFGTVMMTLIMAMIVTPFGVLAAVYLREYAKQNALTRIIRIAVNNLAGVPAIVYGVFGLGFFVYVLGGSVDRLFFAEALPAPTFGTPGLLWASLTLALLAVPVVIVATEEGLARIPRTVREGSLALGATKAETLWKIVLPMASPAMMTGMILAVARAAGEVAPLMLVGVVKLAPSLPLDGNYPYLHLDQKIMHLGFHIYDVGFQSPNVEAARPLVYATALLLVLVIATLNLSAVWIRNHLREKYKALDS; encoded by the coding sequence GTGAAACAGAACTCCCTGAATGGATGGTTCAAGAGCGGCGCCCCCGGCGTCTGGATCAGCGGTGGCGCGGTGTCCATCGCGGTCATCATGACCATTGGTTTGCTGGCCGTGATTGCCGTGCGTGGTCTGGGCCACTTCTGGCCGGCCGACCTGATCCAGGCCAACTACAACGTGCCGGGCCAGGAAAACCATATCGTCATCGGCGAAGTGGTGCAGAAGGAAGAAGTACCGCGCGAGCGCCTGAAAAGCGCCGGCTTGCCGGTGCCCGACCAGGGCCCGGAATTCATGACCCGCGAGCTGATCAAGGTCGGCAACCGCGACCTGAACGGCAACGACTTCACCTGGATCGTCGGCGAGTGGCTCAAGGACCAGACCAAGCCTGCGAACCTGATGGCCATCGAGCGGCGTGAGTGGGGCAATTTCTACGGCACCCTGGTCAACGTCAAACAGGACGGCAAGGTCATCGCCGAAGGCGAGGCCGCGTGGCCGGAGCTGCAAGCCCGCGTCGACCGCGTGAACAAGCTGGCTGCCCAGCTCAAGAGCCTGGAAAAAACCGACATCGGCGCGATCAACGCCGGCCTCGAACGCATCCGCCTGCACGGTCGCAAGTTGGAGTTGGAAGGCAAGCTTGACGCCACCGCCCAAGCTGATATGGACAGTGGCCGCGCCGAATTGAATGCCCGTTACCAGGACATCGAAGCGCGCCTGGCCGACTTGCACGCTCAGTTCAACCGTGACGCCCTGACCGCCCGCGACGCCAACGGCAAAGAAATCGAAATCGGCATCGGCAAAGTGGTGCACGCCTACCAGCCGAACGCCATGGGCACGCTGACCAAGGTCGGTTTCTACTTCAGCAAGGTCTGGGAATTCCTCAGCGACGACCCGCGTGAAGCCAACACTGAAGGCGGGATTTTCCCGGCGATCTTCGGCACCGTGATGATGACCCTGATCATGGCGATGATCGTGACGCCGTTCGGTGTGCTGGCGGCGGTGTACCTGCGTGAATACGCCAAGCAGAACGCCCTGACGCGCATCATCCGCATCGCGGTGAACAACCTGGCGGGCGTACCGGCCATTGTCTACGGCGTGTTCGGCCTGGGCTTCTTCGTGTATGTACTGGGTGGTTCGGTTGACCGCCTGTTCTTCGCCGAAGCCCTGCCGGCACCGACGTTCGGCACGCCGGGCCTGCTGTGGGCCTCGCTGACCCTGGCGCTGCTGGCGGTGCCGGTGGTGATTGTGGCGACCGAAGAAGGCCTGGCGCGGATTCCTCGCACCGTGCGCGAAGGTTCCCTGGCACTCGGCGCGACCAAGGCGGAAACGCTGTGGAAGATCGTGTTGCCGATGGCCAGCCCGGCGATGATGACCGGCATGATCCTCGCCGTGGCCCGCGCCGCCGGTGAAGTGGCGCCGCTGATGCTGGTAGGTGTGGTGAAGCTGGCGCCGTCGCTGCCGCTGGATGGCAACTACCCATACTTGCACCTGGACCAGAAGATCATGCACTTGGGCTTCCATATCTATGACGTCGGCTTCCAGAGCCCCAACGTCGAAGCTGCACGGCCATTGGTGTACGCCACTGCCTTGCTGCTGGTGCTGGTGATTGCCACGCTGAACTTGTCGGCGGTATGGATTCGTAACCACCTGCGCGAGAAATACAAGGCGCTGGACAGCTAA
- a CDS encoding ABC transporter permease subunit — protein sequence MQDAGKPLMISLEEQNQVAMRVSDKGQALFFNVDTGAELKRVDLPLPAGASVASIGEDQPGSPLVVLGLSNGQSLVFRHTYKVSYPDGKKTITPAIEYPYGETPIVLDDAGRPLEHVALNATDSSLVVAGSAGSHLNVLALSREENMMTGEVTSEQKRIELPQMTEPVKAIFIDPRQQWLYVINGRALADVFSLRDNSLNGRYKLLEDGNAEITASTQLVGGISLIVGNSKGGLAQWFMARDPDGEQRLKQIRTFQMGTTPIVEITAEERRKGFTALDASGKFGVFHSTAHRTLLVDPVVDGTGIFGMSPRANRVIVEAGGKLQPLLLDNPHPEVSWSALWSKVWYENYDEPKYVWQSTAANTDFEPKMSLAPLTFGTLKAAFYAMLLAAPLAVAAAIYTAYFMAPSLRRKVKPVIELMEAMPTVILGFFAGLFLAPYVEGHLPGIFSLLMLLPIGILVAGFVFSRLPESIRLRVPDGWESAILIPVILFVGWLSLYMSPYLETWFFGGDMRMWISHDLGITYDQRNALVVGLAMGFAVIPNIYSIAEDAVFSVPRGLTLGSLALGATPWQTMTRVVILTASPGIFSALMIGMGRAVGETMIVLMATGNTPVMEMNLFEGLRTLAANVAVEMPESEVGGSHYRVLFLSALVLLLFTFIMNTLAELIRQRLRKKYSSL from the coding sequence ATCCAGGATGCCGGCAAGCCGTTGATGATCTCCCTCGAAGAACAGAACCAGGTTGCCATGCGGGTTTCCGACAAGGGCCAGGCGCTGTTCTTCAATGTGGACACCGGTGCCGAGCTCAAGCGTGTCGACTTGCCGCTGCCGGCCGGTGCCAGCGTTGCCTCCATCGGTGAAGACCAACCGGGCAGCCCGCTGGTGGTGCTCGGTCTGTCGAATGGCCAGTCCCTGGTGTTCCGCCACACCTATAAGGTGTCCTACCCGGACGGCAAGAAAACCATTACGCCGGCAATTGAATACCCTTACGGCGAAACGCCCATCGTGCTCGATGACGCCGGCCGCCCACTGGAACACGTCGCCCTCAACGCCACCGACTCCTCGCTGGTGGTGGCAGGCTCCGCCGGTTCGCACCTGAACGTGCTGGCCCTGAGCCGCGAAGAAAACATGATGACTGGCGAAGTCACCAGCGAGCAGAAGCGCATCGAGCTGCCGCAAATGACTGAGCCGGTGAAGGCGATCTTCATCGACCCACGCCAGCAGTGGCTGTATGTGATCAACGGTCGCGCCCTCGCCGATGTGTTCAGCCTGCGCGACAACAGCCTTAACGGTCGCTACAAACTGCTTGAAGACGGCAACGCCGAAATCACCGCCAGCACTCAGCTGGTGGGCGGTATCTCGTTGATCGTCGGCAACTCCAAGGGCGGCCTGGCCCAGTGGTTCATGGCCCGTGACCCGGACGGCGAGCAGCGTCTGAAACAGATCCGCACCTTCCAGATGGGCACCACGCCGATCGTGGAAATCACTGCTGAAGAGCGTCGCAAAGGCTTTACCGCGCTCGACGCTTCCGGCAAGTTCGGCGTGTTCCACAGCACCGCCCACCGCACGCTGTTGGTGGACCCGGTGGTTGATGGCACGGGCATTTTCGGCATGTCGCCGCGCGCCAACCGCGTGATCGTCGAAGCTGGCGGCAAGCTGCAACCGCTGCTGCTCGATAACCCGCACCCGGAAGTTTCGTGGAGCGCGTTGTGGAGCAAGGTCTGGTACGAAAACTACGACGAGCCTAAATACGTCTGGCAATCGACCGCCGCCAACACCGACTTCGAGCCCAAGATGAGCCTGGCGCCGCTGACCTTCGGTACATTGAAGGCTGCGTTCTACGCCATGCTGCTGGCCGCACCGCTGGCGGTTGCCGCCGCGATCTACACCGCTTACTTCATGGCCCCGAGCCTGCGCCGCAAGGTCAAGCCGGTGATCGAGTTGATGGAAGCGATGCCGACGGTGATCCTCGGTTTCTTCGCCGGCCTGTTCCTGGCGCCGTATGTAGAAGGGCATTTGCCGGGGATTTTCAGCCTGCTGATGCTGCTGCCGATTGGCATCCTGGTGGCCGGTTTTGTCTTCAGCCGCCTGCCTGAGTCGATCCGCCTGCGCGTTCCCGATGGTTGGGAAAGCGCGATCCTGATCCCGGTGATCCTGTTTGTGGGCTGGCTCTCGCTGTACATGAGCCCGTACCTGGAAACCTGGTTCTTCGGCGGCGACATGCGCATGTGGATCTCCCACGACCTGGGCATCACCTACGACCAGCGCAACGCTCTGGTAGTCGGTTTGGCCATGGGCTTTGCGGTGATCCCGAACATCTACTCCATCGCCGAAGACGCCGTGTTCAGCGTGCCGCGCGGCCTGACCCTGGGTTCCCTGGCCCTGGGCGCCACGCCGTGGCAGACCATGACCCGCGTGGTGATCCTGACCGCCAGCCCGGGGATTTTCTCGGCGCTGATGATCGGCATGGGCCGTGCGGTCGGCGAAACCATGATCGTGTTGATGGCCACCGGTAACACCCCGGTGATGGAGATGAACCTGTTCGAAGGCCTGCGCACCCTGGCAGCCAACGTCGCGGTGGAAATGCCCGAGTCGGAAGTCGGCGGCAGCCACTACCGCGTGCTGTTCCTCTCGGCGCTGGTGCTGCTGCTGTTCACCTTCATCATGAACACCCTCGCCGAGCTGATTCGTCAGCGTCTGCGCAAGAAATACTCGTCGCTTTAA
- a CDS encoding phosphate ABC transporter substrate-binding protein PstS has translation MKLKRLMAAMTFVAAGVATANAVAAGVDPAIPAYAKTTGVSGNLSSVGSDTLANLMTLWAESYKKEYPNVNIQIQAAGSATAPPALTEGTSNLGPMSRKMKDTELAAFEQKYGYKPTAIPVAVDALAVFVHKDNPIQHLTMEQVDAIFSSTRLCGAKADVKTWGDLGVTGDLANKPVQLFGRNSVSGTYGYFKEEALCKGDYKPNVNEQPGSASVVQSISSSLNGIGYSGIGYKTASVKTVALAKKGSTDFIEDSEENALNGKYPLSRFLYVYVNKAPNKPLAPLEAEFVKLVLSKQGQEVVVKDGYIPLPAKVAAKALADLGLKEGN, from the coding sequence ATGAAACTGAAACGTTTGATGGCGGCAATGACTTTTGTCGCTGCTGGCGTTGCCACCGCTAACGCGGTAGCCGCTGGTGTTGACCCGGCAATTCCGGCTTACGCCAAGACCACCGGTGTATCGGGCAACCTGTCCAGCGTTGGTTCCGACACCCTGGCTAACCTGATGACCCTGTGGGCTGAGTCCTATAAAAAGGAATACCCGAACGTCAACATCCAGATTCAGGCTGCCGGCTCCGCCACTGCACCGCCTGCGCTGACTGAAGGCACCTCCAACCTGGGCCCGATGAGCCGCAAAATGAAGGACACCGAACTGGCGGCCTTCGAGCAGAAGTACGGCTACAAGCCAACCGCAATCCCGGTTGCCGTGGATGCCCTGGCGGTGTTCGTGCACAAGGACAACCCGATCCAGCACCTGACCATGGAACAAGTCGACGCGATCTTCTCCTCTACTCGCCTGTGCGGTGCTAAAGCCGACGTTAAAACCTGGGGCGACCTGGGTGTGACCGGCGACCTGGCCAACAAGCCGGTGCAACTGTTCGGTCGTAACTCGGTATCCGGCACCTACGGCTACTTCAAAGAAGAAGCCCTGTGCAAAGGCGACTACAAACCAAACGTGAACGAACAACCTGGCTCGGCTTCGGTCGTGCAGTCGATCAGCTCTTCGCTGAACGGCATCGGTTACTCGGGCATCGGCTACAAAACCGCCAGCGTGAAGACCGTGGCCCTGGCCAAGAAAGGCAGCACTGACTTCATCGAAGACAGCGAAGAAAACGCCCTGAACGGCAAATACCCGCTGTCGCGCTTCCTCTACGTGTACGTCAACAAGGCCCCGAACAAGCCTCTGGCTCCGCTGGAAGCTGAGTTCGTGAAGCTGGTTCTGTCCAAACAGGGCCAGGAAGTGGTCGTCAAAGACGGCTACATCCCACTGCCAGCCAAAGTCGCCGCCAAGGCCCTGGCTGACCTGGGTCTGAAAGAAGGCAACTAA